In one Oligoflexia bacterium genomic region, the following are encoded:
- the dksA gene encoding RNA polymerase-binding protein DksA — MRAKELERFKKLLLTQKAELLNNSRKLLKEEAQHNQDDLADETDLAASEVHQNLTLRLRDRERLLIQKIESALGKIEVGSYGVCEECEEPIEPKRLEARPVATLCIACKEVEEHKERVFAY; from the coding sequence ATGCGTGCGAAAGAGCTGGAACGTTTTAAGAAGTTGCTTCTGACTCAAAAAGCAGAGCTGCTAAATAACAGCAGAAAACTTTTGAAAGAAGAAGCTCAACACAACCAGGATGATCTTGCTGATGAGACGGATCTTGCAGCTAGTGAAGTCCACCAAAATCTGACGCTTCGTCTTCGAGACAGAGAACGTCTTTTAATTCAAAAAATTGAAAGCGCTCTTGGAAAAATCGAAGTCGGATCGTACGGCGTTTGCGAGGAATGTGAAGAGCCAATCGAGCCGAAGCGCTTAGAAGCGCGTCCAGTAGCCACTTTGTGCATTGCCTGTAAAGAGGTTGAAGAACACAAAGAAAGAGTTTTTGCTTATTAA
- the lon gene encoding endopeptidase La codes for MTFDDKALEIPETMPMLPVRDIVVFPYMILPLFVGREPSIKAVEDALAKNRLIFLASQKELTEENPSPESIYEVGTIAMIMRMRKLADGRVKILIQGVAKGRVEKFTQTAPSFIVKVKKIDENALSAPSIEIEAMIRNVKEHLEKIISLGKMLSPDILMVLDDVGDPGRLADLVASNLGLKVQEAQAILETLDHKERLRRVNDLLVKELELLAMQARIRSQAKDEMTRSQKEYFLREQIRAIKSELGEQDTKSEEIDELREKVEACHMPEHAEKEALKQLSRLERMHPDASEATMVRTYIDWLVDLPWSKNTADNFDLQRAKEILDEDHFDLRKIKDRILEFMAVRKLKSRMKGPILCFVGPPGVGKTSLGKSIARSMGREFVRISLGGVKDEAEIRGHRRTYVGAMPGRIVQGLKQAQTNNPIFILDEIDKLGSDFRGDPSSAMLEVLDPEQNHSFRDHYINIDFDLSNVMFLATANVLETIPQALRDRMEIIQLSGYSEEEKLIIARKYLIKKQMEENGVTDKNIEFKDEGTKRIIGGYTREAGLRNLEREIGSVCRKIARGVAEGSTEKTIINQKSVEKLLGPPKYIREDELERNEIGVTTGLAWTQFGGEILYIEASKMKGKGGLTLTGQLGDVMKESATAAMSFARAHAKDLGISEDYFAEHDIHVHIPAGAIPKDGPSAGITLATSIISLLTDNPVRKDVAMTGELTLLGKVLPIGGLKEKSLAAMRQGVKDVIIPFRNVKDLEEIPEEFRKKLNFIPVKNLSEVLAVALEKKITSLKTAGQDPGSTIGSRGAKQRKGRLVAGAA; via the coding sequence ATGACGTTCGACGATAAAGCGCTTGAGATTCCAGAAACAATGCCAATGCTTCCTGTTAGGGATATTGTAGTTTTCCCTTACATGATCTTGCCACTATTTGTGGGTCGTGAACCTTCTATCAAAGCGGTCGAAGATGCATTAGCAAAAAACAGGCTAATCTTTCTGGCTTCACAAAAAGAGCTCACTGAAGAAAATCCTTCACCTGAGTCAATTTATGAAGTCGGAACAATCGCAATGATCATGAGAATGCGAAAGCTCGCAGACGGGCGCGTAAAAATTCTCATTCAAGGTGTTGCAAAAGGTAGAGTTGAAAAATTCACTCAGACCGCACCAAGTTTTATAGTAAAAGTTAAAAAAATCGATGAAAACGCACTCTCTGCTCCTTCAATCGAAATTGAAGCGATGATCAGAAATGTAAAAGAGCATCTTGAAAAAATCATCTCCCTTGGAAAAATGCTTTCACCTGACATCCTCATGGTACTTGATGATGTAGGTGATCCCGGAAGACTTGCTGACCTTGTCGCAAGTAATCTAGGTCTTAAAGTTCAAGAAGCTCAAGCGATCCTTGAAACACTTGATCACAAAGAGCGTCTCCGTCGTGTGAATGATCTCTTAGTAAAAGAACTTGAATTATTGGCAATGCAAGCGCGCATCCGCTCACAAGCAAAAGATGAAATGACTCGCTCGCAAAAAGAATACTTCTTACGCGAGCAAATCAGAGCCATCAAATCTGAACTTGGTGAACAAGATACAAAGTCTGAAGAAATCGATGAATTACGTGAAAAAGTTGAAGCTTGTCACATGCCTGAGCACGCCGAAAAGGAAGCTCTTAAGCAATTGTCACGTTTAGAGAGAATGCACCCTGATGCTTCTGAAGCAACAATGGTACGTACTTACATAGACTGGCTCGTGGATCTTCCTTGGTCAAAAAACACTGCAGATAATTTTGATCTCCAACGTGCCAAAGAAATTCTAGACGAAGATCATTTTGATCTAAGAAAGATTAAAGATCGCATCTTGGAATTTATGGCTGTTAGAAAATTAAAATCCCGCATGAAGGGTCCGATTCTTTGTTTCGTAGGCCCCCCAGGTGTAGGTAAAACTTCTCTTGGCAAAAGTATTGCTCGCTCCATGGGTCGTGAATTCGTTCGCATCTCCCTTGGCGGAGTAAAAGATGAAGCTGAGATTCGCGGTCACAGACGTACATACGTAGGTGCCATGCCCGGTCGGATTGTTCAGGGTTTAAAGCAAGCTCAAACAAACAATCCTATTTTCATACTCGATGAAATTGACAAACTCGGAAGTGATTTTAGAGGCGACCCCTCATCAGCAATGCTTGAGGTTTTAGACCCCGAACAAAATCATTCATTTCGCGATCATTATATAAATATTGATTTTGATCTTAGCAACGTAATGTTTCTCGCAACTGCTAACGTTTTAGAAACCATTCCTCAAGCTTTACGCGATAGAATGGAAATCATCCAACTATCTGGTTACAGCGAAGAAGAAAAATTGATCATCGCACGCAAGTACTTGATCAAGAAACAGATGGAAGAAAACGGCGTTACAGATAAAAACATTGAATTCAAAGATGAAGGCACAAAACGCATCATCGGCGGATACACACGAGAAGCTGGTTTGAGAAATCTCGAACGCGAAATTGGAAGCGTTTGCAGAAAGATCGCCCGCGGAGTTGCCGAAGGCAGCACCGAGAAAACCATCATCAACCAAAAATCTGTTGAGAAACTCTTGGGTCCTCCAAAATACATCCGCGAAGATGAATTGGAGAGAAACGAGATTGGCGTTACAACGGGTCTTGCCTGGACTCAATTTGGCGGAGAAATCCTCTACATTGAAGCTTCAAAAATGAAGGGCAAAGGCGGACTTACATTAACAGGTCAGCTTGGCGATGTAATGAAAGAATCAGCAACAGCCGCAATGAGTTTTGCACGAGCTCACGCTAAAGATCTTGGCATCTCAGAAGATTATTTTGCAGAGCATGATATCCACGTACATATTCCCGCAGGTGCTATTCCCAAAGATGGTCCTTCGGCTGGTATCACACTTGCCACTTCGATCATTAGTTTACTTACAGATAATCCTGTAAGAAAAGATGTTGCAATGACAGGTGAACTTACACTTTTAGGAAAAGTACTTCCTATCGGTGGGTTAAAAGAAAAATCTCTCGCGGCAATGCGACAAGGCGTAAAAGACGTAATTATTCCTTTTCGCAATGTGAAGGACTTGGAAGAAATTCCCGAGGAATTCAGAAAGAAACTGAATTTTATTCCGGTGAAAAATCTTTCTGAGGTTTTGGCAGTAGCTCTTGAAAAGAAGATCACTTCATTAAAGACTGCTGGTCAAGATCCTGGTTCAACAATTGGCTCACGCGGTGCTAAGCAACGCAAAGGTCGATTAGTTGCGGGTGCGGCTTAA
- a CDS encoding patatin-like phospholipase family protein produces the protein MLKLKNKKKIALVLSGGGVKAAAFHIGVCLALQEKGFKFIGGTHERVEESPHLHDPLAIKTYVGSSAGAFISSILASGHSIENIIESFQMGAGLIKKPVRKTKFKAMSYFDMFSLNAPSFGGMYNYLFKNKSLITGGIETILKNKLKLDGIFTARGIEKYMRKYVLPTNSFSELGVEFFAIATHLNHSRKAVFGPLPTQTKDPEVSYINYAPISDAVAASISLPPVFTPYPIKDLTGDPIYYFDGEIRDTLSTHVASDVGADLVISSYSIQPYHYTPEVGSLSNFGLPIIINQALYQVVEQKIIKSIQARENVRSMINTVAGYFKENGLPPEHAERLVEILAKKANFRREVDYIYIHPQSQNYEMFFVDHFSLNPEILSRIVKIGFKSAINALRKYDV, from the coding sequence ATGCTGAAGCTTAAGAATAAAAAGAAAATTGCTCTAGTCTTAAGCGGTGGTGGCGTGAAAGCCGCGGCATTTCATATTGGGGTTTGTTTAGCACTTCAAGAAAAAGGATTTAAATTTATTGGTGGCACCCACGAACGCGTGGAAGAAAGCCCTCACCTCCATGATCCCCTAGCCATTAAAACTTATGTTGGTTCAAGTGCAGGGGCTTTTATATCTTCTATTTTAGCATCTGGTCATTCAATTGAAAATATTATTGAAAGTTTTCAAATGGGTGCTGGGCTCATAAAAAAACCTGTGCGTAAAACAAAATTTAAAGCCATGTCTTATTTCGACATGTTTTCACTAAACGCCCCTTCATTTGGCGGAATGTATAACTACCTCTTTAAAAATAAATCTCTAATCACCGGTGGCATTGAAACGATTTTAAAAAACAAACTAAAACTTGATGGTATTTTTACTGCACGAGGCATTGAAAAATACATGCGTAAATATGTACTCCCCACAAATTCATTTAGTGAATTGGGTGTTGAGTTTTTTGCCATTGCCACACATTTAAATCATTCACGAAAAGCTGTGTTTGGGCCTCTACCAACACAGACAAAAGATCCCGAAGTTAGTTATATCAACTATGCTCCCATTAGTGATGCGGTAGCCGCATCGATTAGCTTACCTCCCGTATTTACTCCGTATCCCATTAAAGATCTGACGGGTGACCCGATTTATTATTTTGACGGAGAAATTAGAGACACTCTTTCAACACATGTTGCAAGTGATGTGGGTGCTGATCTTGTTATTTCAAGTTATTCTATTCAACCTTATCACTACACACCTGAAGTCGGCTCACTGAGTAATTTTGGTCTTCCGATTATTATCAACCAAGCATTGTATCAAGTCGTAGAGCAAAAAATAATTAAGAGCATCCAGGCTCGTGAAAATGTGCGCAGCATGATTAATACTGTTGCAGGGTATTTTAAAGAAAATGGGTTGCCGCCAGAACATGCTGAGCGTTTAGTTGAAATACTTGCTAAAAAAGCCAACTTTCGTAGAGAGGTGGATTATATTTATATTCATCCTCAATCACAAAACTACGAAATGTTTTTTGTAGATCATTTCTCACTTAACCCAGAGATATTAAGTCGTATCGTAAAAATTGGCTTTAAAAGCGCTATAAACGCCCTTCGCAAATACGATGTATAA